One window from the genome of Nicotiana sylvestris chromosome 9, ASM39365v2, whole genome shotgun sequence encodes:
- the LOC138877802 gene encoding secreted RxLR effector protein 161-like translates to MDTPIARGETLSLVMFSKNENEKEDMSRVPYSSAIGSLMYAMMYTRSDICYVICLVSRYQSNPGREHQKVLKRIFRYLKGTTEYSLCNSGNDLYLRGYTDADWASDRNDRKSTFGYTFLLNSGAISWKRKKQTCTALSTMEAEFVACAPTVQEAIWLKRFFEHLDITQNSQGPMTLYCDSQVAIAYIKDPNYHNKTKYIDIKYNFVRDMVASGEINLQYIPTRNMIVDSFTKTISRDMFEKHVMALGLRMV, encoded by the coding sequence ATGGATACTCCAATAGCCAGAGGTGAAACTTTAAGTCTTGTAATGTTTTCCAagaatgaaaatgaaaaggaagacaTGTCTCGAGTTCCGTATTCAAGTGCTATCGGGAGCTTGATGTACGCTATGATGTATACTCGTTCGGACATTTGTTATGTTATATGTCTGGTTAGTAGGTATCAATCCAATCCTGGAAGAGAACATCAGAAAGTTTTGAAGAGAATTTTCAGATACTTGAAGGGAACTACTGAGTATTCACTATGTAATAGTGGAAATGATTTATACTTGAGAGGATATACAGATGCTGATTGGGCTAGTGACCGTAATGATAGAAAATCAACATTCGGTTATACTTTCTTACTTAATAGTGGTGCTATTTCatggaaaagaaagaaacaaaccTGTACAGCCCTTTCGACGATGGAAGCTGAGTTCGTGGCTTGTGCGCCTACAGTACAAGAAGCTATTTGGTTGAAGAGATTCTTTGAGCATTTGGATATTACACAGAACTCTCAGGGTCCCATGACTCTATATTGTGATAGTCAAGTAGCTATTGCATACATAAAAGATCCTAATTATCACAACAAGACCAAATACATTGACATCAAGTATAACTTTGTAAGAGACATGGTAGCAAGTGGGGAGATAAATTTACAGTACATTCCTACGCGAAATATGATAGTTGATTCTTTTACAAAAACGATATCTAGAGACATGTTTGAGAAACATGTTATGGCTCTAGGTTTGCGAATGGTATGA